A single genomic interval of Arthrobacter globiformis harbors:
- the gcvH gene encoding glycine cleavage system protein GcvH, with protein sequence MSKVVSELKYSAEHEWVAADGAGPVGIGISAVAADALGDIVYVDLPEVGSTVTAGETCGEVESTKSVSDLYAPVTGEVTEINDGVVADPALINSDPYGAGWLFKVAVTDEGPLMSAEEYATANGGEL encoded by the coding sequence ATGAGCAAAGTTGTTTCTGAACTGAAGTACTCGGCTGAGCACGAATGGGTTGCTGCTGACGGGGCCGGCCCTGTGGGGATCGGGATTTCGGCTGTCGCGGCCGACGCCCTGGGTGACATCGTGTATGTGGACCTGCCCGAGGTCGGCTCCACGGTCACGGCCGGAGAAACCTGCGGCGAGGTGGAATCCACCAAGTCCGTCTCCGACCTGTACGCGCCGGTGACCGGCGAAGTGACCGAGATCAACGACGGCGTCGTCGCAGATCCGGCACTGATCAACAGCGACCCCTACGGCGCGGGCTGGCTGTTCAAGGTGGCCGTCACCGACGAGGGCCCGCTGATGTCGGCCGAAGAGTACGCCACAGCAAACGGCGGCGAACTCTA